From Cheilinus undulatus linkage group 18, ASM1832078v1, whole genome shotgun sequence, the proteins below share one genomic window:
- the ahsa1b gene encoding activator of 90 kDa heat shock protein ATPase homolog 1b translates to MAKWGEGDPRWIVEERADATNVNNWHWTERDATNWSSDKLKSLVLGLAVENDEGSCEVTEVSKLEGEASINNRKGKLIFFYEWNMKATWTGKTKTGVKYKGTVEVPNLSDENDMEDLDISVSLNKDEPETPLLSLMKTKGAEKIREALGSYVGFLKTEFTQGMILPTANGVAKIQPTSQSKAKMDRTQISSSSSTAAPVNTGVKIPTCKFSMKEKFLTSPADLYRVFLHQEMVQAFTHAPATVEGERGGKFRLLGGNVFGEFTELVPDEKIVMKWRYNNWPCEHYATITMTFMDRSDQTELKVECRGVPENEEEQTKEGWKKYYFEAIKQTFGYGARLF, encoded by the exons atgGCCAAGTGGGGCGAAGGAGACCCTCGTTGGATCGTAGAGGAGAGAGCCGATGCGACTAATGTCAACAACTGGCACTG GACTGAACGTGATGCTACAAACTGGTCATCGGACAAATTAAAATCCTTGGTTCTTGGCTTGGCCGTAGAGAATGATGAAGGAAGCTGCGAGGTGACAGAAGTCAGCAAGTTAGAAGGAGAAGCCTCGATTAACAACCGCAAAGGGAAACTCATTTTCTTTTATGAATGGAACATGAAAGCTACCTGGACAG gaaagacaaaaacaggagtGAAATATAAAGGCACTGTTGAAGTGCCAAACTTGTCTGATGAGAATGACATGGAGGATCTTGAT ATTTCTGTCTCTCTAAATAAAGACGAACCTGAAACACCCCTTCTCAGCCTGATGAAGACAAAAGGAGCAGAGAAAATCAGGGAAGCTCTTGGAAGTTACGTTGGGTTCTTAAAAACAG agTTCACACAGGGAATGATCCTGCCTACAGCAAACGGTGTGGCCAAGATTCAGCCCACTTCACAGTCAAAAGCCAAGATGGATAGAACTCAG ATTTCCTCCTCTAGCAGCACAGCTGCTCCAGTCAACACCGGGGTCAAGATTCCTACCTGTAAATTCAGcatgaaagaaaagttcctCACCTCACCGGCTGATCTCTACAGAGTTTTCCTTCACCAGGAG ATGGTGCAAGCGTTCACACACGCTCCAGCCACagtggagggagagaggggcGGAAAGTTTCGTCTGCTAGGTGGAAATGTTTTCGGTGAATTCACAGAGCTG GTGCCCGATGAGAAAATAGTGATGAAGTGGCGGTATAACAACTGGCCCTGTG AGCATTATGCGACAATCACGATGACTTTCATGGACCGAAGTGACCAGACAGAGCTGAAGGTGGAGTGTCGAGGCGTCCCAGAAAACGAGGAGGAGCAGACGAAAGAAGGCTGGAAGAAATACTACTTCGAAGCTATTAAACAGACTTTTGGCTACGGAGCACGGCTCTTCTGA